From Gimesia panareensis, the proteins below share one genomic window:
- a CDS encoding Uma2 family endonuclease encodes MSDPASYTVEQFLDARMELPDAGRWTELAQGQIINLDAPDIEHGTIVLNISKSLSRYLHKRDDGAAYFELGLVVKRDPDTVRFPAVCIFKTGSRFDELDKVITERRPDAIIEIASTNPRRRQMQEHVDEYVNWGVSLIWVIDPTEMEVLEYRPATGSEVIDINGKMTGGDSLPEFEMSVRDLFAEPDWW; translated from the coding sequence ATGTCGGACCCGGCGAGTTATACAGTAGAGCAATTCCTGGATGCCCGGATGGAGTTGCCCGATGCAGGGCGGTGGACGGAGCTGGCTCAGGGGCAGATCATCAATCTGGATGCTCCGGACATCGAACATGGCACGATTGTTTTAAACATTTCCAAATCACTTTCCCGCTATCTGCACAAGCGGGATGACGGCGCCGCCTATTTTGAACTGGGCCTGGTCGTCAAACGCGATCCGGACACGGTCCGTTTTCCAGCCGTCTGCATTTTCAAAACGGGTAGTCGATTCGACGAGCTGGATAAAGTGATCACAGAGCGCAGACCGGATGCGATCATCGAAATTGCCTCCACGAACCCCCGCCGGCGTCAGATGCAAGAACACGTCGATGAATATGTCAACTGGGGAGTCTCTTTGATCTGGGTAATTGATCCCACCGAAATGGAGGTGCTTGAATATCGTCCCGCGACTGGCAGTGAGGTGATTGACATCAATGGCAAGATGACGGGGGGAGACAGTCTGCCGGAATTCGAAATGAGCGTGAGAGACTTGTTCGCGGAGCCGGACTGGTGGTAA
- the acpS gene encoding holo-ACP synthase: MILGLGTDIVEISRIGQMIERHGDTFLNRVFTVSENDYCGSKKNKEQHYAGRWAAKEAVMKTLGTGFVKGIGWKDIEVVNLKSGKPTIVISGGVEQYAGEMGIEEILITISHSREFATATAIAVGKSPSA; the protein is encoded by the coding sequence GTGATACTTGGACTGGGAACAGACATTGTCGAAATTTCACGCATCGGTCAGATGATCGAGCGGCACGGTGATACCTTTCTCAATCGTGTGTTTACCGTAAGTGAAAACGACTACTGCGGTTCCAAAAAGAACAAGGAGCAGCATTACGCCGGACGGTGGGCCGCGAAAGAAGCGGTGATGAAGACGCTGGGCACAGGCTTCGTGAAGGGAATTGGCTGGAAAGATATCGAAGTGGTCAACCTCAAGAGCGGGAAACCGACGATTGTCATTTCCGGTGGAGTCGAGCAGTACGCTGGCGAGATGGGGATCGAAGAGATTCTGATCACGATTTCACACAGCCGGGAATTTGCGACAGCGACCGCGATTGCAGTCGGGAAATCGCCGTCTGCCTGA
- a CDS encoding sulfatase gives MSRSLFGLLLLLSVICSGGMQAVAAETTRPNVLFIAVDDLNDWISCLGGHPDCKTPNIDRLAARGLLFTNSHCAAPACNPSRAALLTGIRPSSSGVYLNSQPWRPAMQSAVTLPQHFRNHGYQANGSGKIFHGRYNDYGSWDDYLKQTGDPKPTPAVLQDPHSRAGTIIWGVLDAQDQEMSDYKMANYAIEFLGKPDQKPFFLACGIYRPHMPWQVPRKYYDMYPLDKIHIPEVPEHDLDDIPPAGVRMARPQGDHAKILKTENWRYAVQAYLASIAFADVQVGRVLDALDASPYAKNTIVVLWGDHGWHLGEKHHWRKFSLWEEATRAPLMMVVPGVTQVGTRCDQAVDFMNIYPTLCELCDLPRGDHLDGISMVSLLKDPSQTWERPALTTHGRLNHAVRDNRYRLIRYQNGDEELYDHSQDPMEWKNLADDPRYADIKQKLAKWFPEKNAPDAPHDPELGKNRKNKRQQGKGKQKKKAAKS, from the coding sequence ATGAGTCGCTCGCTCTTCGGATTACTGTTGCTGCTGTCCGTGATCTGTTCTGGTGGAATGCAGGCTGTGGCTGCGGAAACAACCCGGCCGAATGTGTTGTTTATTGCCGTCGATGATTTAAACGACTGGATCAGTTGTCTGGGCGGTCATCCGGACTGTAAAACGCCGAACATCGATCGCCTGGCGGCACGGGGGCTGCTGTTTACGAATTCGCATTGTGCGGCTCCGGCGTGTAATCCATCACGGGCGGCTCTGCTGACGGGCATCCGTCCTTCGAGTTCGGGCGTTTATCTGAATTCCCAACCCTGGCGACCGGCAATGCAGAGTGCCGTCACACTGCCTCAACATTTTCGCAACCATGGTTACCAGGCGAACGGCTCGGGAAAAATCTTTCATGGCCGCTATAACGACTATGGATCATGGGACGACTACCTCAAGCAGACCGGCGATCCCAAACCGACTCCGGCCGTGCTGCAGGATCCCCACTCCCGGGCCGGGACCATTATCTGGGGTGTGCTGGATGCCCAGGACCAGGAGATGAGCGATTACAAAATGGCAAATTACGCCATCGAATTTCTGGGCAAGCCTGATCAGAAACCGTTCTTTCTGGCGTGCGGGATCTATCGCCCTCACATGCCCTGGCAGGTGCCGCGAAAATATTATGACATGTATCCGCTGGATAAGATTCACATTCCCGAAGTTCCAGAACACGATCTGGATGACATTCCCCCTGCCGGCGTACGGATGGCCCGACCGCAAGGCGATCACGCCAAAATTCTGAAGACAGAGAACTGGCGGTATGCGGTACAGGCCTATCTGGCCAGCATCGCATTTGCTGATGTGCAGGTAGGTCGCGTGCTCGATGCGCTGGATGCGAGCCCTTATGCGAAAAATACGATCGTCGTTCTCTGGGGTGATCACGGCTGGCATCTGGGAGAGAAGCATCACTGGCGAAAATTTTCGCTGTGGGAAGAAGCGACACGAGCCCCGCTGATGATGGTCGTTCCCGGTGTCACACAGGTGGGCACCCGCTGTGATCAGGCGGTGGATTTCATGAATATCTATCCGACCTTGTGTGAGTTGTGTGATCTCCCGCGCGGCGATCATCTGGATGGCATCAGCATGGTCTCTTTATTGAAGGATCCCTCCCAGACGTGGGAGCGTCCGGCATTGACTACGCATGGGCGGCTGAATCATGCGGTTCGCGACAACCGGTATCGGTTGATTCGCTATCAGAATGGTGATGAAGAGCTGTACGATCACAGCCAGGATCCCATGGAATGGAAGAACCTGGCTGATGATCCCCGGTATGCGGACATCAAACAGAAACTGGCGAAATGGTTTCCGGAGAAAAATGCCCCCGATGCCCCGCATGATCCTGAGCTGGGTAAAAACAGGAAAAACAAACGTCAGCAGGGCAAAGGCAAGCAGAAAAAGAAGGCGGCGAAATCCTGA
- the ftsH gene encoding ATP-dependent zinc metalloprotease FtsH yields the protein MPNMDPNQSNRRERPTPPERNQKNDNRRQEPKGPKSNALWYLVVGGLILVITLSVVSNNKRGEKIKFGDFVKGLDDGKYNKTNVHELKFGTDYIVFQDQPKQEGAEKGTVANTTKNYYIPVWGIPQEARAQLQSKLEGKDIIVDSESRPSEWESLIAVLFFPVVLLIFVIYLFRRMGGAGSPMSFGRSRGRMYAQDDIEVTFNDVAGIDEAVEELREVVEFLKTPAKYQALGGRIPKGVLLVGPPGTGKTMLAKAVAGEAGVPFYGLSGSDFVEMFVGVGAARVRDMFQQAAQRSPAIIFIDELDALGKTRGSGMPGGHDEREQTLNALLVEMDGFGSDQSVIVMGATNRPETLDPALMRPGRFDRHVLVDRPDVRGREAILKVHSAKIKMDESVNLQHIAKITPGFVGADLANLINEAALLAARNNKEAVTMHECEEGVERVVAGLEKSTRLIHEDEKNRVAYHECGHALVACSLPNVDPVHKISIVPRGLGALGYTLQRPEEEKQLVTQSELENRICVLLGGIAAEEIIFQETSTGAQNDLQRATDLARRMVTEFGMSAKLGRVHYSETRRSPFLGDSSTSAESIHSENTLREIDLEIRRIIDQCSKIAYEVLDERRELLEHLTQELLECEVMDMDQLQSILKQHQRGPQIKPGTFVDNAAEGKTVEKEPEEPASDNDQAADGTGA from the coding sequence ATGCCCAACATGGATCCGAACCAGTCGAATCGCAGAGAACGTCCCACTCCCCCCGAGCGAAACCAGAAAAATGATAATCGGCGACAGGAACCGAAGGGTCCTAAAAGTAATGCCCTCTGGTACCTGGTGGTCGGCGGTCTGATTCTGGTCATCACGCTCTCAGTTGTCTCTAACAACAAGCGCGGCGAGAAAATCAAATTTGGTGATTTCGTCAAAGGTCTGGATGACGGCAAATATAATAAAACCAACGTGCACGAACTGAAGTTCGGTACCGATTACATCGTCTTCCAGGATCAACCGAAGCAGGAAGGAGCCGAGAAAGGGACAGTCGCCAATACGACCAAGAACTATTACATCCCGGTCTGGGGGATTCCTCAGGAAGCCCGCGCGCAACTGCAGTCGAAACTGGAAGGGAAAGATATCATCGTCGACTCTGAGAGTCGCCCATCCGAATGGGAATCGCTGATTGCCGTACTCTTCTTTCCTGTGGTCCTGCTGATTTTCGTGATCTACCTTTTCCGTCGCATGGGCGGGGCCGGCTCCCCCATGTCATTTGGACGCAGTCGCGGGCGGATGTATGCCCAGGATGATATCGAAGTCACCTTCAATGATGTTGCCGGCATTGATGAAGCCGTTGAAGAACTCCGCGAAGTGGTCGAGTTTCTGAAAACTCCTGCCAAATATCAGGCACTGGGGGGGCGCATCCCCAAAGGTGTGCTGCTGGTCGGACCTCCGGGTACCGGAAAAACCATGCTCGCCAAAGCGGTCGCCGGCGAAGCGGGAGTTCCCTTCTACGGTCTCTCCGGTTCTGATTTTGTGGAAATGTTTGTCGGTGTGGGAGCGGCCCGTGTGCGGGATATGTTCCAGCAGGCCGCACAGCGTTCGCCGGCCATCATCTTTATCGATGAGCTCGATGCCCTGGGCAAAACACGTGGCAGCGGAATGCCCGGCGGTCATGATGAACGCGAACAGACACTCAACGCCCTGCTTGTCGAAATGGACGGCTTCGGCTCCGATCAGAGTGTCATCGTCATGGGAGCCACGAACCGTCCGGAAACCCTGGACCCTGCCCTGATGCGACCCGGTCGATTTGACCGTCATGTCCTGGTAGACAGACCCGATGTCCGGGGCCGTGAAGCGATTCTCAAAGTCCACAGCGCCAAAATCAAGATGGACGAGTCCGTCAACCTGCAGCACATTGCCAAGATCACTCCCGGCTTCGTCGGTGCGGATCTGGCCAACCTGATCAATGAAGCCGCCCTGCTCGCTGCCCGTAACAACAAAGAGGCGGTCACCATGCACGAATGCGAAGAAGGTGTCGAACGGGTTGTCGCCGGTCTGGAAAAATCAACGCGTCTGATTCATGAAGATGAAAAGAACCGGGTCGCGTACCACGAATGCGGTCACGCGCTCGTAGCCTGTTCGCTGCCCAACGTCGACCCGGTACATAAGATTTCGATCGTGCCCCGTGGCCTGGGGGCACTCGGCTATACCCTGCAGCGACCTGAAGAAGAAAAACAACTGGTCACTCAGAGTGAACTGGAAAACCGGATCTGCGTACTGCTGGGAGGCATCGCCGCGGAAGAAATTATTTTCCAGGAAACATCGACCGGAGCGCAGAACGATCTGCAGCGGGCAACCGACCTGGCCCGCCGTATGGTCACGGAGTTCGGCATGAGCGCCAAGCTGGGCCGCGTGCATTACAGCGAAACCCGCCGTTCACCCTTCCTCGGCGATTCGTCTACGTCTGCGGAAAGTATTCACAGTGAAAATACCCTGCGGGAAATTGATCTGGAAATTCGCCGCATCATCGATCAATGCTCGAAAATCGCTTACGAAGTTCTGGATGAACGCCGCGAACTGCTGGAACACCTCACACAGGAACTGCTGGAATGCGAAGTCATGGACATGGACCAGCTGCAGTCGATTCTGAAACAGCATCAGCGGGGCCCGCAGATCAAGCCGGGAACTTTTGTGGACAATGCTGCCGAAGGCAAAACCGTAGAGAAAGAACCGGAAGAACCTGCATCAGACAATGACCAGGCAGCCGATGGAACCGGGGCATGA
- a CDS encoding redoxin domain-containing protein — protein sequence MRSFYRLIPCLLLVGLFTSGLSAEEKDSLIGKKVDNFKLQDFRGKTVQLDDVRDQKLTVIAFLGTECPLAKLYGDRLQTLADEYQAQGVAFFAIMSNQQDSLTEIAAYARKHDISFPVLKDAGNHVADQIGAVRTPEIFLLDQDRKIRYHGRVDDQYGVGYIRDEPKRQDLKIAISELLAGKPVSVASTKPLGCFIGRIREPDPNSSVTYSNQIARLFQKHCVECHRKGEIAPFELTEYEEVAGWAETIAEVVRDQRMPPWHADPAHGKFANDRSLTKAEKELIYQWVENGAPQGDPKQLPEPQTYVTGWKLPQKPDAVFYMDDKPFTVPAQAGKRGVKYQYFTVDPGFKEDKWLIGAEALPGNRAVVHHILVFARPPQGKRVRVFGEGDQFLVGYVPGSREVMLPQGMAKKIPAGSKLVFQMHYTPIGTEQQDRSKVGLVFTDESKVTHQVMTAHVLNQEFTRRKFPIDANDDNFKIEATSPPNDRNALLLSFMPHMHLRGKSFRYELRKKPDEPGEILLDVPAFDFNWQTAYKIEKPIPLEPGDYIHCVAHYNNSDSNLSNPEPDKPVYWGDQTWNEMMIGYFNVAIPRKEAKPENRSKAVAFRLVRRRDKNENGQLEQSEVPLVELPIFFRADQNKDKVVTVDELADMLEKTRGKKDE from the coding sequence ATGCGAAGCTTCTATCGTCTAATCCCGTGTTTGCTGTTGGTTGGTCTGTTTACTTCCGGTCTTTCCGCGGAAGAGAAGGATTCTCTGATCGGCAAAAAAGTCGACAACTTCAAACTGCAGGACTTTCGTGGCAAGACCGTGCAACTCGATGACGTGCGCGATCAGAAGCTGACAGTGATTGCCTTCCTGGGCACCGAATGCCCGCTGGCCAAACTGTACGGCGATCGACTGCAGACACTGGCTGACGAGTACCAGGCTCAGGGAGTCGCCTTTTTTGCGATCATGTCCAATCAACAGGACTCACTCACCGAAATCGCCGCATATGCCCGCAAGCATGACATCAGCTTCCCCGTGCTCAAAGACGCCGGCAATCATGTCGCCGATCAGATCGGTGCAGTCCGCACACCCGAAATCTTTTTGCTCGATCAGGATCGCAAGATCCGATACCACGGCCGCGTCGATGACCAGTATGGTGTCGGTTATATCCGTGATGAACCCAAACGTCAGGATCTGAAAATAGCGATTTCGGAACTGCTCGCCGGAAAACCGGTCAGCGTCGCTTCGACCAAACCGCTGGGCTGTTTCATCGGTCGCATTCGCGAACCGGATCCCAACAGCAGCGTGACCTACTCCAATCAGATCGCCCGCCTGTTTCAGAAACATTGCGTGGAGTGTCATCGGAAGGGGGAAATTGCCCCCTTCGAACTGACCGAATACGAAGAGGTTGCCGGCTGGGCGGAAACGATCGCTGAGGTAGTGCGCGATCAGCGGATGCCCCCCTGGCACGCCGATCCGGCTCATGGAAAGTTTGCCAACGATCGCAGTCTGACCAAAGCAGAAAAAGAACTCATCTACCAGTGGGTCGAAAATGGTGCCCCGCAGGGCGACCCGAAGCAATTACCCGAGCCGCAGACTTATGTCACAGGCTGGAAACTGCCGCAAAAACCGGATGCCGTGTTCTATATGGACGACAAGCCCTTCACGGTGCCTGCCCAGGCTGGCAAGCGGGGAGTGAAATACCAGTACTTCACGGTCGATCCCGGCTTTAAGGAAGACAAATGGCTCATTGGGGCAGAAGCCCTGCCCGGCAACCGGGCGGTCGTGCATCACATCCTGGTCTTTGCCCGTCCCCCCCAGGGCAAGCGAGTCCGAGTGTTTGGCGAAGGCGATCAGTTTCTTGTCGGTTATGTGCCCGGCTCACGCGAAGTCATGCTGCCCCAGGGGATGGCCAAGAAAATCCCCGCCGGCTCCAAACTGGTCTTTCAGATGCACTACACCCCCATCGGCACCGAACAGCAGGACCGCAGCAAAGTCGGCCTGGTCTTTACCGATGAATCCAAAGTGACACACCAGGTGATGACCGCTCATGTGCTCAATCAGGAATTTACCCGGCGGAAATTCCCCATTGATGCCAACGACGATAATTTCAAAATTGAAGCGACTTCGCCTCCCAATGATCGCAATGCACTCCTGCTGAGCTTCATGCCCCACATGCATCTCCGCGGGAAATCATTCCGCTATGAATTGCGTAAAAAGCCGGATGAACCGGGCGAAATTCTGCTCGACGTCCCTGCATTCGATTTTAACTGGCAGACCGCTTACAAAATTGAAAAGCCGATTCCCCTGGAGCCGGGCGACTACATTCACTGTGTCGCGCACTACAACAATTCCGACAGTAATCTCTCAAATCCCGAACCTGATAAACCCGTTTATTGGGGCGATCAGACCTGGAATGAAATGATGATCGGTTATTTCAATGTCGCCATTCCCCGCAAGGAAGCCAAGCCGGAAAACCGTTCCAAAGCGGTCGCTTTCCGACTGGTCCGTCGTCGCGATAAAAACGAAAACGGTCAGTTGGAACAGTCCGAAGTCCCCCTGGTTGAGCTTCCCATTTTCTTCCGGGCCGACCAGAACAAAGACAAGGTCGTCACGGTCGATGAACTGGCAGACATGCTGGAAAAAACGCGCGGCAAGAAAGACGAATAA
- the sthA gene encoding Si-specific NAD(P)(+) transhydrogenase: MPKAHYDVAVIGTGPGGEGAAMQAIKQGKSVISIEKFYEIGGNCTHKGTIPSKALRYSILRMSEINTYMRQMGRAGMVFDLEFPELRKTAASVIQKQVGMRRMFYERNGVDLVEGQARFLDPHHLHIETPNGLTEEISFDYAIIAAGSRPYRPADVDFNHPHIFCSDTILDLEFTPRSISVYGAGVIGCEYASMLRTMGMKVNLVNTRSSLLDFLDDEISDALSYHMRESGVLLRHCEHYESIEGTDDGVIMNLQSGKKLKTDIMLFAAGRTGNSENLGLETLEIQPNSRGQIDVNDDFQTTQPHIYAVGDIIGYPSLASAAYVQGRYAASHLDNGECERALIQDIPTGIYTSPEISSLGKTERELTEAKIPYEVGHSMFKHLARAQIMNCPTGMLKLLFHRDTLEILGIHCFGPSASEIIHIGQAIMSQPGSANTLLYFINTTFNYPTMAEAYRVAALNGYNRLF; encoded by the coding sequence ATGCCTAAGGCACATTATGATGTGGCAGTGATTGGTACCGGCCCCGGTGGAGAAGGGGCAGCCATGCAGGCCATCAAGCAGGGAAAATCGGTCATTTCGATCGAGAAATTTTACGAGATCGGCGGTAACTGCACCCATAAAGGTACAATCCCCAGTAAGGCCTTACGCTATTCGATCCTGCGGATGTCGGAGATCAACACCTACATGCGGCAGATGGGGCGGGCCGGCATGGTGTTTGATCTGGAATTTCCCGAACTGCGCAAAACAGCCGCCTCTGTGATTCAGAAGCAGGTGGGCATGCGGCGGATGTTTTATGAACGGAACGGCGTGGACCTGGTCGAAGGTCAGGCGCGTTTTCTGGATCCGCACCATCTTCATATTGAAACGCCCAACGGTCTCACCGAAGAAATCTCGTTCGATTACGCCATCATCGCAGCCGGTTCGCGCCCCTATCGTCCGGCTGATGTTGATTTCAATCACCCGCATATTTTCTGCAGCGATACCATTCTGGATCTGGAGTTTACTCCCCGATCAATCAGCGTCTATGGGGCCGGGGTCATCGGTTGCGAATACGCTTCCATGCTGCGTACGATGGGGATGAAAGTCAATCTGGTCAACACCCGGAGTTCCCTGCTGGACTTTCTGGATGATGAAATCAGTGATGCCTTGAGTTATCACATGCGTGAGAGTGGCGTGCTGCTGCGGCATTGTGAGCATTATGAATCGATTGAAGGCACCGATGACGGCGTGATCATGAATCTGCAGTCAGGTAAAAAGCTGAAAACCGATATCATGTTGTTCGCAGCCGGCCGGACCGGGAATTCAGAAAACCTGGGACTGGAAACACTGGAAATCCAGCCCAACTCACGCGGGCAGATTGACGTCAATGATGACTTCCAGACCACACAGCCGCACATTTATGCCGTGGGTGATATTATCGGCTATCCTTCGCTGGCGAGTGCTGCCTATGTGCAGGGAAGGTATGCTGCCAGCCATCTGGATAACGGCGAGTGCGAACGGGCCCTGATCCAGGATATTCCGACCGGGATTTATACCAGCCCCGAAATCAGCTCCCTGGGCAAGACCGAACGGGAACTGACGGAAGCTAAAATCCCCTACGAAGTAGGGCATTCCATGTTCAAACATCTGGCCCGCGCCCAGATCATGAACTGCCCGACAGGGATGCTGAAGCTGTTGTTCCACCGTGATACCCTGGAGATTCTCGGAATTCACTGTTTCGGGCCCAGCGCTTCGGAAATCATTCACATTGGTCAGGCCATCATGTCGCAGCCCGGCTCGGCCAACACGCTGCTGTATTTCATCAACACAACATTCAATTACCCCACGATGGCAGAAGCCTATCGCGTGGCTGCGCTGAACGGGTACAATCGCCTGTTCTGA
- the rfbD gene encoding dTDP-4-dehydrorhamnose reductase, with product MKITVIGSRGQLGQDLCTRLIEEEHQVSGLTHQQISIEEASSVASTLSETAPDLVINTAAYNKVDQAESEPEVAYAINALGPRNLARYCQEQQIALMQISSDYVFGLDLTRQAGYREQDAPGPVSAYGLSKLAGEYFVRALCPQHYVIRTCGLYGKAGKTGNGNFVETMLRLGRERDSLSIINDQHCTPTSTRDLAEALTRLISTDQFGLYHVTNRGQTTWYELARKVFEIAGIEVETSPITTEQYNAAADRPRYSVLDCSLLEEVTQYTLPDWQTALENYLQS from the coding sequence ATGAAAATCACTGTCATTGGTTCGCGGGGACAGTTGGGACAGGATCTCTGTACCCGCCTGATCGAGGAAGAACATCAGGTTTCCGGTCTGACACATCAACAGATTTCTATCGAAGAAGCGTCGAGCGTCGCCTCTACACTTTCAGAGACCGCGCCGGATCTGGTAATCAACACCGCCGCCTATAACAAAGTCGATCAGGCGGAATCGGAACCCGAAGTCGCTTATGCCATCAACGCGCTCGGCCCCCGAAATCTGGCGCGCTATTGTCAGGAACAGCAGATTGCTCTGATGCAGATCAGCTCTGATTATGTGTTCGGACTGGACCTCACCCGACAGGCAGGCTATCGGGAACAGGATGCCCCGGGCCCTGTCAGTGCCTACGGGCTCAGCAAACTGGCGGGGGAATATTTTGTCCGGGCACTGTGCCCTCAGCATTATGTGATTCGCACCTGTGGGCTGTATGGGAAAGCGGGCAAAACCGGAAACGGAAACTTTGTCGAAACCATGCTCCGGCTGGGACGCGAACGCGATTCGCTTTCCATCATCAATGATCAGCATTGTACACCTACCTCCACCCGCGATCTGGCAGAGGCGCTGACCAGGCTGATCAGCACAGATCAGTTCGGTCTGTACCACGTGACGAATCGGGGGCAGACCACCTGGTATGAACTGGCTCGAAAGGTCTTTGAGATTGCCGGGATTGAGGTAGAAACGAGTCCTATCACCACAGAACAGTACAACGCCGCCGCCGACCGACCCCGCTACAGCGTTCTCGATTGCTCGCTCCTGGAAGAAGTGACTCAGTACACACTTCCCGACTGGCAGACAGCATTGGAAAACTATCTGCAGTCCTGA
- a CDS encoding LOG family protein, which translates to MSEINSICVFCGSKAGCDPDYQQSAQELGRLLAERKITLVYGGGSVGLMGIIADAVLEAGGKVIGVIPRQLATKELLHPGVDEMHVVDDMHTRKAKMSECSDAFIAMPGGFGTLEELFEVVSWVQLGIYLKPIGLLNTSGFYDPLLNMVEHCIETEFIKPKYRELIIADETPATLVDHLQRHQLPLIEKILNPEQI; encoded by the coding sequence ATGAGCGAGATCAACAGTATCTGCGTCTTTTGCGGCTCGAAGGCAGGCTGTGATCCTGACTATCAGCAGTCTGCACAGGAACTGGGAAGGCTGCTCGCAGAACGCAAAATCACGCTGGTCTATGGCGGCGGCAGTGTGGGGCTGATGGGCATTATCGCCGATGCCGTTCTGGAAGCCGGGGGTAAAGTGATTGGCGTCATTCCACGCCAGCTCGCGACCAAAGAACTGCTGCATCCCGGGGTCGATGAAATGCATGTCGTTGATGACATGCACACCCGCAAGGCAAAAATGTCGGAATGTTCTGATGCCTTCATCGCCATGCCGGGCGGTTTCGGCACCCTGGAAGAACTCTTCGAAGTGGTCTCATGGGTGCAACTCGGAATCTATCTGAAACCGATCGGTCTGCTGAATACGTCAGGCTTTTATGATCCTCTGTTGAACATGGTCGAACATTGCATCGAGACCGAATTCATCAAGCCGAAATATCGAGAGCTGATCATTGCCGATGAAACACCGGCCACGCTCGTCGATCACCTGCAGCGGCACCAGCTACCGCTTATTGAGAAAATTCTGAATCCCGAGCAGATCTGA
- a CDS encoding GNAT family N-acetyltransferase, with protein MKIRPYQPTDLETLQAITVEAFQGVSIDEGIERKFGLIQGHDWKWRKAGHVEADSRREPEGIFVAELDDRIVGYISTWHDPAAGIGYIPNMAFVPECRGQGMGRQLLEHALAHFRNLGLSLAKIETLEQNAVGNHLYTSLGFQEVARQVHFVAPLASPDADAQT; from the coding sequence ATGAAAATCCGTCCTTATCAGCCGACAGACCTGGAAACTCTGCAAGCGATTACCGTCGAAGCGTTTCAGGGAGTCTCGATCGATGAAGGCATCGAACGGAAATTTGGTCTGATCCAGGGGCACGACTGGAAATGGCGGAAAGCCGGTCATGTGGAAGCCGATTCCCGTCGCGAACCCGAGGGGATTTTTGTAGCGGAACTCGATGACAGAATTGTCGGGTATATTTCCACCTGGCACGATCCGGCAGCCGGGATCGGCTACATTCCCAACATGGCTTTTGTGCCCGAATGCCGGGGACAGGGGATGGGACGCCAGCTGCTGGAACACGCCCTGGCTCACTTTCGCAACCTGGGGTTGTCACTGGCAAAAATTGAGACACTGGAACAGAACGCGGTGGGGAACCATCTTTACACATCACTCGGTTTTCAGGAGGTAGCCAGACAGGTCCACTTTGTGGCGCCCCTGGCGTCTCCTGATGCGGATGCACAGACCTGA